One Nostoc sp. UHCC 0302 DNA window includes the following coding sequences:
- a CDS encoding HNH endonuclease, whose amino-acid sequence MSKAQQPVHQRNLVYYCECFSSIKVYKSRKKGDALNKPILLLSIIDLITQDLIIDNRIKISDELIDTFKNYWEVLASSTFKGSDFALPFFHLKNDQGKFWHLKYSSEYDGGRPQTIPKLKEDVDYAYLDDELFNFIQDEISKQILIDALVSAWLPSEDNTIEPFLNINQNFEYTPLQIDKTIESNNLDPNPRWRLKKAVIRNAFFRKAIISIYDYKCAFCGLKVTKSITQNIVDGAHIKPFSQFYDSRIHNGIALCKNHHWAFDRGWFTVDEQYKIIVSNDLEEASPHTKPMKDFDGETILLPNTEQHFPEMEALQWHRQNIFQA is encoded by the coding sequence ATGAGTAAAGCACAACAGCCAGTACATCAGCGAAATTTAGTTTATTACTGTGAATGTTTTTCTAGTATTAAGGTATATAAAAGTAGAAAAAAAGGTGATGCTCTTAATAAACCGATATTACTTTTATCTATAATTGACCTAATTACACAAGATTTAATAATAGATAATCGTATTAAAATATCAGATGAATTGATTGATACATTCAAGAACTATTGGGAAGTACTTGCTTCTAGTACTTTTAAGGGAAGTGATTTTGCCCTTCCTTTTTTTCATCTAAAAAATGATCAAGGTAAATTTTGGCATCTTAAGTATAGTTCGGAATATGATGGTGGTCGTCCGCAAACAATTCCCAAACTCAAGGAAGATGTTGACTATGCATATTTGGATGATGAACTATTTAATTTCATTCAAGATGAAATTTCTAAGCAAATATTAATTGATGCACTTGTTTCAGCTTGGCTACCATCTGAAGATAATACGATAGAACCTTTTTTAAACATTAACCAAAATTTTGAATATACACCCTTACAAATAGACAAAACTATTGAGTCTAATAATTTAGATCCTAATCCTAGATGGAGATTAAAAAAAGCAGTAATTAGAAATGCTTTTTTCAGGAAAGCCATTATAAGTATTTATGATTACAAATGTGCTTTTTGTGGACTTAAAGTAACTAAATCTATAACTCAAAACATCGTTGATGGCGCACATATAAAGCCATTTTCACAATTCTACGATAGTAGGATTCATAATGGAATAGCACTGTGTAAAAACCATCATTGGGCATTTGACAGGGGTTGGTTTACTGTAGATGAGCAATACAAAATCATAGTTAGCAATGATTTGGAAGAAGCATCTCCCCATACTAAACCTATGAAAGATTTTGATGGTGAAACAATACTTCTACCAAATACAGAGCAACACTTTCCAGAAATGGAAGCGCTGCAATGGCATCGCCAAAATATATTTCAAGCATAA
- a CDS encoding DGQHR domain-containing protein, whose product MKDSASDPTSDIAREYLERENKEKQVLALLLEKFLGRKDQILVQKTEMGGTEAYVSSVTLEWFAGRVHFASGLPLFQKKYNPETDNVEIDADSIDEIQQRPLDWSRQAPLVQYLAARQNHKFPPVLVVINQPWVDNPKAAEWDSEGRATKSTTDFIPLDKDAKVGLLNISEDDVTIYALDGQHRLMGVQGLMELIKTRKLQRYKKDKGADDSFITVNDLIEKYQVDLAYLQNLPKEKIGIEFICAVAAGETRTQARRRVRSIFVHVNLMAAPLTKGQLTQLNEDDGFAIVARKIAVTHPLLEQRQERNPRVNWNSATVASNSTVLTTLQALQDMSERYLVHKFPHWKPLEKGLIPMRPEDEEIEQGIEEFKKLFDSLANLPSYKILEHEDTPALRRFSFEKDGGEGNMLFRPVAQVALAQALGILVFKKGFSLTDIFKKLRKFDQQGGFSGMEYPQSLWYGILYDPNKKRVQVAGRDLAAKLLVYILGGIQEQMERAELRKALADARTVEDKTISFDGEFVDPKAVGLPPVL is encoded by the coding sequence ATGAAAGATAGTGCATCTGACCCCACTTCTGACATCGCTAGAGAGTACCTAGAACGAGAAAACAAGGAAAAACAGGTATTAGCTTTACTCCTGGAGAAGTTTTTAGGCAGAAAAGATCAGATTCTTGTTCAAAAAACCGAGATGGGTGGTACTGAGGCTTATGTTAGCTCTGTTACCTTGGAATGGTTCGCAGGTCGGGTTCACTTCGCCTCTGGCTTACCTCTGTTTCAAAAAAAGTATAATCCAGAGACTGATAATGTCGAGATTGACGCGGATAGTATTGATGAAATTCAGCAGCGTCCCCTTGATTGGTCACGTCAAGCACCGCTAGTGCAGTATTTGGCGGCTCGACAAAATCACAAGTTTCCGCCAGTGCTAGTAGTAATTAATCAACCGTGGGTGGATAATCCTAAAGCTGCTGAGTGGGATAGCGAAGGACGCGCCACAAAGTCTACTACTGATTTTATACCCTTAGATAAAGACGCTAAAGTAGGTCTGCTAAATATTTCTGAGGATGATGTCACTATTTATGCATTAGATGGTCAACACCGATTAATGGGGGTTCAGGGGTTGATGGAGTTAATTAAAACTCGTAAACTCCAGCGCTATAAAAAAGATAAAGGTGCTGATGACAGTTTTATTACAGTTAATGATTTGATAGAAAAGTACCAAGTAGACCTTGCTTACTTACAAAATTTACCCAAGGAAAAAATTGGTATTGAGTTCATCTGTGCGGTAGCGGCTGGGGAAACTCGCACCCAAGCGAGGCGGAGAGTGAGATCGATTTTTGTTCATGTCAACCTGATGGCTGCACCCTTGACTAAAGGTCAGCTAACCCAGTTGAATGAAGATGATGGTTTTGCGATCGTTGCTAGAAAAATTGCAGTTACACATCCACTATTAGAACAACGACAAGAGCGCAATCCTCGTGTTAATTGGAATAGTGCAACAGTAGCCTCCAATTCTACAGTTTTAACGACTTTGCAAGCTCTACAAGATATGTCTGAGCGATATTTAGTTCATAAATTTCCTCACTGGAAACCTTTAGAAAAAGGTCTAATTCCCATGCGTCCAGAGGATGAAGAAATTGAGCAGGGAATTGAGGAATTTAAAAAGCTGTTTGATTCTTTGGCTAATCTTCCTAGTTATAAAATTTTAGAACACGAGGATACACCAGCTTTACGGCGCTTCAGCTTTGAGAAAGATGGAGGTGAAGGAAATATGCTTTTCCGTCCAGTTGCTCAAGTTGCATTAGCGCAAGCTTTGGGAATTTTAGTTTTTAAAAAAGGTTTTTCCCTAACAGATATTTTTAAGAAACTGCGGAAGTTTGACCAGCAAGGTGGTTTTAGTGGTATGGAATATCCCCAATCTCTCTGGTATGGGATTTTGTATGACCCGAATAAAAAGCGGGTGCAGGTTGCTGGACGAGATTTAGCCGCGAAGTTATTGGTTTACATTCTGGGTGGAATTCAGGAACAGATGGAACGTGCTGAACTTCGTAAGGCTTTGGCCGATGCTAGGACTGTGGAAGATAAAACTATAAGTTTTGATGGCGAGTTTGTTGATCCAAAAGCTGTAGGACTTCCACCTGTCTTGTAA
- the dndC gene encoding DNA phosphorothioation system sulfurtransferase DndC translates to MTTAQQAENKNQQTRTVAELVDYIQALTIEIQELYCLDQIPWVVGYSGGKDSTATLQLIWNAIAALPPEKRIKPVHVITTDTLVENPVVSVWVRNSLEQMRVAAKEQGMPIQAHLLYPAVKDTFWVNLIGKGYPAPRNRMRWCTERLKIKPTDSFIREVIQANGEVILVLGTRKAESVKRAITMAKHRESRIRDHINTNPNRPNSLIYLPIEDWRTDEVWIYLNQWQNPWGYSNKDLFTMYRGATADNECPLVVDTSTPSCGDSRFGCWVCTIVNKDKSMEAMIQNDEEKEWMQPLLDIRNELDIRDDRDKRDFRRIWGEVQLFERNLDGEISVEPIHGPYTKYWREHWLRKVLEAQTKTRCTAPKNMGKITLITLEEMSEIRRIWLEEKHEFDDSLPRIYQEVTGEEFQDPRPGADYSLLGRDEWIVLEEICEGDAMHLELMAKLLDTERQYRKKTRRVGIYETLEKCFNTSSRSPEDAIKNARLKRELSEAVSQGDVAKVKQMTLGDVPAINEVDEDKTESDEEVTWASMKFKKKDS, encoded by the coding sequence ATGACTACAGCACAACAAGCAGAAAATAAAAACCAGCAAACACGTACTGTAGCAGAGTTAGTGGACTACATCCAAGCTCTCACCATTGAAATTCAAGAATTGTATTGTTTGGATCAGATCCCTTGGGTGGTGGGCTATTCGGGGGGCAAAGATAGTACTGCCACTTTACAGCTTATCTGGAATGCGATCGCAGCCCTACCACCAGAAAAACGTATTAAGCCAGTTCATGTTATTACAACTGATACGCTAGTAGAAAATCCTGTAGTCTCTGTTTGGGTACGCAACTCTTTAGAACAGATGAGAGTTGCTGCTAAAGAACAAGGAATGCCAATTCAAGCCCATTTGCTTTATCCCGCAGTCAAAGACACCTTTTGGGTAAATTTAATTGGTAAAGGCTACCCAGCACCACGTAATCGTATGCGCTGGTGTACTGAACGATTAAAGATTAAACCGACTGATAGCTTCATTCGTGAAGTAATTCAAGCCAATGGTGAAGTAATTCTCGTTTTGGGTACTCGCAAAGCTGAAAGTGTTAAACGTGCTATCACGATGGCGAAACATCGAGAATCGCGGATACGCGATCACATAAACACTAATCCTAACCGACCTAATTCATTGATTTATCTTCCCATTGAAGACTGGCGTACTGATGAAGTTTGGATTTATTTAAATCAGTGGCAAAACCCTTGGGGGTATAGCAACAAAGACTTATTCACCATGTATAGAGGTGCTACAGCAGATAATGAATGTCCTCTAGTTGTTGACACTTCTACTCCTAGCTGTGGTGATTCTCGATTTGGGTGCTGGGTTTGCACAATTGTTAATAAAGATAAATCAATGGAGGCAATGATTCAAAATGATGAAGAGAAAGAATGGATGCAGCCTCTATTAGATATCCGCAATGAATTAGATATTAGAGATGACCGCGATAAAAGAGACTTCCGTCGGATCTGGGGAGAAGTCCAACTTTTTGAACGTAATTTAGATGGTGAAATATCCGTTGAACCAATTCATGGCCCCTATACTAAATATTGGCGCGAACATTGGCTAAGAAAAGTGCTAGAAGCGCAAACTAAAACTCGTTGTACAGCACCAAAAAATATGGGTAAAATCACCCTAATTACTCTAGAAGAAATGAGCGAAATCCGCCGCATTTGGCTAGAAGAAAAACACGAATTTGATGATAGCTTACCCCGGATTTATCAAGAAGTGACTGGCGAAGAATTTCAAGACCCCCGTCCTGGTGCAGACTATAGCCTACTAGGTCGTGATGAATGGATAGTATTAGAAGAAATCTGTGAAGGTGACGCGATGCACTTGGAACTCATGGCGAAATTGTTAGACACAGAACGCCAGTATCGCAAAAAGACTCGTCGCGTGGGAATATACGAAACCCTAGAAAAATGTTTTAATACGAGTTCCCGTTCTCCAGAAGATGCGATTAAAAATGCTCGTTTGAAACGCGAATTAAGCGAAGCAGTTAGTCAAGGTGACGTTGCAAAAGTCAAGCAGATGACTTTGGGTGATGTTCCAGCAATCAATGAAGTCGATGAAGATAAAACTGAAAGTGATGAAGAGGTAACTTGGGCAAGTATGAAATTTAAAAAGAAAGATTCATAA
- the tnpA gene encoding IS200/IS605 family transposase, protein MRASFTQLYLHYVWATWDRLPLITPDIQKEVYGAIIRESEQLKCTVIAIGGIKDHVHLLTGFPPTISISELVKQIKGSSSHFITHEIKPGEFFKWQGSYGAFTVSHDAIDNIANYIRNQAAHHSQKSIIPTWELTPK, encoded by the coding sequence ATGAGAGCAAGTTTTACACAATTGTATTTGCATTATGTTTGGGCAACCTGGGATAGATTGCCCCTAATTACGCCTGATATTCAGAAGGAAGTTTACGGGGCAATTATTCGAGAATCTGAACAGTTAAAATGTACCGTAATTGCAATTGGCGGTATTAAAGATCATGTCCATCTGCTAACGGGTTTTCCGCCAACCATCAGTATCTCTGAATTGGTTAAACAAATTAAGGGAAGTTCGTCACATTTCATCACCCACGAAATCAAGCCAGGTGAGTTTTTTAAATGGCAAGGTAGCTATGGAGCTTTTACAGTTAGTCACGATGCCATTGATAATATAGCCAATTACATCAGAAACCAAGCTGCCCATCATAGCCAAAAATCAATCATCCCCACCTGGGAACTAACTCCCAAGTAA
- the dndD gene encoding DNA sulfur modification protein DndD: MIFLELVLQNFGPYSGKQVINLNPKIDEENSHPIILLGGMNGGGKTTLMDAIRLALYGPRAQCSTRGNLSYSDFLNQCVNNKIDPVADTRIELLFEHIENDKPIKYRVVRSWTKNPKDGKDILGILGDSDTWPDALVNIWDEYIENLLPLGISNLFLFDGEQVKELAEQETPPPVVVDAIRGLLGLELADRLAVDLDILVNRKLKEVGNSKDLANLEEIETRLTQQQEDYQTTEEKVEILKNQVEELEQKQQEAFDKFISEGGKIAAERNQLELQQNTKTAEIEQVRQSMCELAADVLPLSLIPNLLNQAQTQGEKEFRHQQVQISKDLLIERDQRLLAWLNQVEISPIEVEKIQSFLIQDVDSLYTKTIQTEAPWLLADDETLSQLDNLIYHLQNSKLSAKEKLAILKNKEEEIHILERQVQTAAAPEDYTKLRQALEAAQNEVVEAKANYETIRRRLAELEIIIAKSKRELSEYTVQNIKHKNNEHIITSAGKVQETLKIFREKLTLRKLNKLEEEVKNCFLYLLHKSDLVHRITIDTKTFSLSLYDFKGKLVPKHRLSAGEKQLLAIAFLWGLAKVSGHRLPVAIDTPLGRLDSSHRSNLVDRYFPAASHQVILLSTDTEIGKKEVETLRKNEAIAREYLLKYDSATRQTTIQPGYFW; encoded by the coding sequence ATGATATTTCTTGAACTCGTTCTACAAAACTTTGGCCCCTACAGTGGAAAACAGGTAATCAACCTTAACCCAAAAATAGATGAGGAAAACTCACACCCAATTATCCTCTTAGGTGGTATGAATGGCGGCGGAAAAACCACCCTTATGGATGCCATTCGTCTCGCCCTTTATGGCCCCCGCGCCCAGTGTTCTACCCGTGGTAATTTAAGTTATAGCGATTTTCTCAATCAATGCGTTAACAATAAAATTGATCCAGTTGCAGACACCCGGATTGAGTTGCTTTTTGAACATATTGAAAACGATAAGCCAATAAAATACCGTGTTGTCCGTAGTTGGACAAAAAATCCTAAAGATGGCAAAGATATATTAGGAATTTTAGGTGACAGTGATACATGGCCTGATGCTTTAGTTAATATCTGGGATGAATATATTGAAAATCTTTTGCCATTAGGTATTTCTAACTTATTTCTCTTTGATGGCGAACAAGTTAAAGAACTTGCAGAACAAGAAACACCACCGCCTGTTGTAGTAGATGCAATTCGTGGACTTTTAGGGCTAGAGTTGGCAGACCGTTTAGCAGTTGATTTAGATATCTTAGTTAACCGCAAACTTAAAGAAGTTGGTAATAGCAAGGATTTAGCAAACCTAGAGGAAATTGAAACTAGGTTAACCCAACAGCAAGAAGATTATCAAACCACAGAAGAGAAAGTAGAAATTCTCAAAAATCAGGTAGAAGAATTAGAACAAAAGCAGCAAGAAGCCTTTGATAAATTCATTTCTGAAGGTGGGAAGATTGCAGCCGAACGCAATCAACTAGAACTACAGCAAAATACGAAAACTGCGGAAATTGAACAAGTACGTCAGTCAATGTGTGAATTAGCGGCTGATGTTTTACCTCTGTCCTTGATTCCCAATTTACTTAATCAGGCGCAAACACAGGGTGAAAAAGAATTTCGCCATCAACAGGTACAAATTTCTAAAGACTTGTTAATTGAACGAGATCAGCGCTTACTCGCTTGGCTCAATCAAGTAGAAATTTCCCCGATAGAAGTTGAAAAAATTCAATCATTTTTAATCCAAGATGTAGATAGTTTATATACAAAGACTATCCAGACAGAAGCACCTTGGTTACTAGCTGATGATGAAACTTTAAGTCAGCTAGATAATCTCATATATCACTTACAAAATTCCAAACTTTCTGCAAAAGAGAAATTAGCTATTCTCAAAAATAAAGAAGAAGAAATTCATATTCTAGAAAGGCAAGTGCAAACAGCAGCAGCACCAGAAGATTATACAAAGCTGCGTCAAGCACTAGAAGCGGCACAAAATGAAGTTGTAGAAGCTAAAGCAAATTACGAAACAATCCGCCGCCGTTTAGCTGAATTAGAAATTATTATTGCCAAGTCAAAGAGAGAATTAAGTGAATATACTGTACAAAATATTAAACATAAAAATAACGAACATATTATTACGTCAGCAGGAAAAGTTCAAGAAACACTCAAGATTTTTCGTGAAAAACTAACCCTGCGAAAACTCAATAAATTAGAGGAAGAAGTTAAAAATTGCTTCCTTTATCTCCTCCATAAATCAGACTTAGTGCATCGCATAACCATTGATACCAAGACTTTCAGCCTTTCCCTTTATGATTTTAAAGGGAAACTTGTCCCAAAACATCGTCTCTCTGCTGGTGAAAAACAACTACTTGCGATCGCTTTCCTCTGGGGTTTAGCCAAAGTCTCTGGACACCGCCTACCAGTAGCAATCGATACGCCACTAGGTAGACTAGACTCCTCTCACCGCAGTAACTTAGTGGATAGATACTTCCCTGCCGCTAGTCATCAAGTAATTCTTTTGTCCACTGACACCGAAATCGGCAAAAAAGAAGTAGAAACACTGCGAAAAAACGAAGCGATCGCCCGCGAATACCTGCTCAAATATGACTCCGCCACCCGCCAAACAACTATCCAACCAGGCTACTTTTGGTAA
- a CDS encoding four helix bundle protein has translation MVTNSSITDRTRSFAVRIVKACCFLDEKPGVYRILSKQLLRSGTSIGANVREAQSAQSNKDFINKLEIALKEARETQYWLEILIESELVDRHKFQLLLQEANEIGKILVASTKRLKDK, from the coding sequence ATGGTAACTAATAGTAGCATTACTGACCGTACAAGAAGTTTTGCGGTAAGAATTGTTAAAGCTTGTTGCTTTTTAGATGAAAAACCTGGAGTTTATCGAATTCTCTCTAAACAATTACTTCGTTCCGGTACTTCTATTGGTGCAAATGTTCGAGAAGCCCAGTCTGCCCAATCTAATAAAGATTTTATCAATAAATTAGAAATTGCTTTGAAAGAAGCTAGAGAAACACAATACTGGTTGGAAATATTAATTGAATCCGAACTAGTGGATAGACACAAATTTCAACTACTTCTCCAAGAGGCAAATGAAATTGGCAAAATTCTAGTTGCTTCCACCAAACGACTCAAAGATAAATAA
- the dndE gene encoding DNA sulfur modification protein DndE, whose protein sequence is MESPIERIKLSQTAKDQLTKLKRSTKIDQWNILCRWAFCRSLAEATAPSPVPIPQDSNVEMTWRVFGGEMSDILLLALKQRCHNDGYPTDKETLATQFRLHLHRGIGYLAGDPNIKKIEDLIELAVKP, encoded by the coding sequence ATGGAATCCCCAATCGAAAGAATAAAACTCTCCCAAACAGCCAAAGACCAACTTACCAAACTTAAACGCAGCACCAAAATTGACCAATGGAATATCTTATGCCGTTGGGCATTTTGTCGTTCCCTCGCAGAAGCAACCGCACCCTCCCCCGTACCCATTCCCCAAGATAGCAACGTCGAAATGACTTGGCGCGTCTTTGGCGGCGAAATGTCCGATATTCTCCTCCTCGCCCTTAAGCAGCGCTGTCACAATGACGGTTATCCTACTGACAAAGAAACCCTCGCCACCCAATTCCGCTTACATTTGCATCGCGGTATTGGCTACTTAGCAGGCGATCCAAATATCAAGAAAATTGAAGATTTAATTGAACTGGCTGTTAAACCTTGA
- a CDS encoding DNA phosphorothioation-associated putative methyltransferase — MPEALEIERHRAAIARTDISRPVRLAIESAFLEKDTTFFDYGCGYGGDVERMANLGYTSAGWDPYYFPNIPITPADVVNLGYVLNVIEDVEERRQSLIEAWKLTQKVLIVAAQVLINAPSKTQLAYNDGIVTRRNTFQKYYEQEELKTYIDEVLNVDAVPAALGVYFVFRDEAQKESYKAIRFFSKISTPRVRIPSKRFEDYQEKLEPLMAFFSKRGRLPVKGELENEQELLSEFGNFRRAFGVILQATDEAEWDAIAYRRSLDIQVYLALTHFDKRPGWHKLAPEMRHDIKAFFASYEEACEVADQKLFSLGKPGVIQTACEKSKIGKHTRGALYVHVTALAALDPLLRIYEGCASRTIGRVDGATLIKYHIDKPQISYLFYPEFDTDPHPALKASITIDLKTLFVTHRDYENRANPPILHRKETFVTSNYPLYEEFAKLTQQEQQLGLLQGKSDIGTREGWEKCLAAHRVEIKGHQVYSIEEGS; from the coding sequence ATGCCTGAAGCGCTAGAAATCGAGCGTCACAGAGCTGCGATCGCTCGCACTGACATATCTCGCCCTGTACGATTAGCAATAGAGTCAGCATTCTTGGAAAAAGATACCACTTTTTTCGATTATGGCTGCGGATACGGTGGCGATGTCGAGCGAATGGCAAACTTAGGCTACACCAGTGCAGGCTGGGATCCTTACTATTTCCCGAATATCCCAATCACCCCTGCTGATGTAGTCAACTTAGGTTATGTCCTCAACGTCATTGAAGATGTAGAAGAACGCCGCCAAAGCTTAATTGAAGCTTGGAAACTTACCCAAAAAGTTTTAATTGTTGCGGCTCAAGTTTTGATTAATGCTCCTAGCAAAACTCAACTCGCTTATAACGATGGCATAGTCACACGCCGCAATACTTTTCAAAAATATTACGAACAAGAAGAACTCAAAACTTACATTGATGAAGTACTAAATGTAGATGCTGTACCAGCAGCATTAGGCGTCTACTTTGTGTTTCGCGATGAAGCCCAAAAAGAAAGTTACAAAGCCATCCGTTTCTTTTCTAAAATTTCTACGCCACGAGTTCGCATTCCTAGTAAGCGGTTTGAAGACTATCAAGAAAAACTCGAACCACTCATGGCTTTTTTTAGCAAGCGTGGCAGACTACCTGTAAAAGGCGAATTAGAAAATGAGCAAGAACTACTTAGTGAATTTGGGAACTTTCGCCGTGCCTTTGGTGTAATTTTACAAGCAACCGACGAAGCCGAATGGGATGCGATCGCTTACCGTCGTTCTCTCGACATCCAAGTTTACCTCGCTCTCACCCACTTTGATAAACGCCCTGGATGGCACAAGCTAGCACCAGAAATGCGTCATGATATCAAAGCCTTTTTTGCTAGCTACGAGGAAGCCTGCGAAGTCGCTGACCAAAAACTTTTCAGTTTAGGTAAACCAGGAGTGATTCAAACTGCTTGCGAAAAAAGCAAAATTGGTAAACATACCCGCGGTGCGCTTTACGTCCATGTGACTGCACTTGCTGCACTCGACCCCTTACTACGAATTTACGAAGGCTGCGCTAGTCGTACCATTGGGCGTGTAGATGGAGCCACATTAATCAAATATCACATTGATAAACCGCAAATATCCTATTTGTTTTATCCAGAATTCGACACTGATCCCCATCCAGCCTTAAAAGCGAGTATAACTATTGACTTAAAAACCTTATTCGTTACTCACCGAGACTATGAGAATAGGGCAAATCCGCCAATTTTGCATCGTAAAGAAACCTTTGTTACGAGCAACTACCCCCTCTATGAAGAATTTGCTAAACTCACCCAACAAGAACAGCAATTAGGATTGCTTCAAGGCAAAAGCGACATTGGCACTCGTGAAGGTTGGGAGAAATGCCTTGCCGCACACAGAGTAGAAATCAAGGGGCATCAGGTTTATTCGATTGAAGAAGGTAGTTAA
- a CDS encoding MFS transporter: protein MNPVRSLLQVFGSRKMAALLLLGFASGLPLLLIGNTLKAWMTVEKVDLAAIGWFSLAGLPYSLKFLWSPLLDRFALPFLGRRRGWLILTQIGLIIAIAFLGFQQPKQALQLLAINAIVIAFISATQDIAADAYRTDVLEKLEMGAGAAVFILGYRIALLVAGALALILADRLPWSSVYLLMAGTMVIGIFATLLAPEPEAISPPASLADAVILPFREFFQRQGIIQAILILVFITLYKLGDALLSNMTTPFLLQTGFTKTDIGAIQVGMGLIATIVGALAGGSILSTIGINRSLWVFGVLQAVSNLAYLFLAYIGKNYQAMVLAINIEQFCGGLGTAAFVAFLMSLCNQRFSATQYALLSSLMAVSRDILASPGGAIAQSTGWPVFFLITIAAAVPGLLLLPVFAPWNPQPVAVSRPGLEEEEEDLWGIK, encoded by the coding sequence ATGAATCCAGTGCGATCGCTGCTGCAAGTTTTCGGAAGCCGCAAGATGGCGGCTTTGTTATTGCTAGGTTTTGCATCAGGTCTACCGTTATTATTAATTGGTAATACCTTGAAGGCTTGGATGACTGTGGAAAAGGTAGATTTGGCCGCTATTGGCTGGTTTAGCCTTGCCGGGTTGCCTTATTCCTTGAAGTTTCTCTGGTCGCCATTACTAGATAGGTTCGCATTACCATTTTTGGGACGGCGGCGCGGTTGGTTAATCTTGACACAGATTGGTTTAATCATCGCGATCGCCTTCCTGGGTTTCCAACAACCCAAACAAGCATTACAGCTTTTAGCCATCAATGCTATAGTCATTGCTTTTATCAGTGCGACTCAAGATATCGCCGCTGATGCCTACCGCACCGACGTATTGGAAAAATTGGAAATGGGTGCTGGTGCAGCGGTTTTTATCTTAGGTTATCGAATTGCTCTGTTAGTCGCAGGTGCTTTAGCCTTGATACTTGCCGATAGGCTGCCTTGGTCATCAGTTTACTTGCTGATGGCTGGAACGATGGTAATTGGTATATTTGCCACTTTATTAGCACCTGAACCAGAGGCAATTAGCCCTCCAGCTTCCTTAGCCGATGCTGTAATCTTACCTTTTCGTGAATTTTTTCAACGTCAGGGTATTATCCAAGCTATTTTAATTCTTGTGTTCATTACCTTATACAAGCTAGGCGATGCTTTGCTCAGCAACATGACCACGCCCTTTTTGCTGCAAACTGGTTTCACCAAAACCGATATTGGAGCAATTCAAGTTGGCATGGGGTTAATTGCTACCATTGTCGGGGCGCTAGCAGGTGGTTCAATTTTGAGTACGATTGGTATCAATCGTTCACTTTGGGTGTTTGGTGTTCTCCAAGCTGTCAGTAATTTAGCTTACCTTTTTCTAGCCTATATCGGTAAAAACTACCAAGCTATGGTACTTGCTATTAACATAGAACAGTTTTGTGGTGGATTGGGAACAGCAGCCTTTGTTGCCTTTTTGATGAGTCTTTGTAATCAGCGGTTTTCTGCAACCCAATATGCTTTGCTTTCTAGTTTGATGGCTGTTAGCCGTGATATTTTGGCCTCTCCTGGTGGGGCGATCGCCCAAAGCACTGGTTGGCCTGTATTTTTCTTAATTACTATTGCCGCTGCTGTACCGGGACTACTTCTGTTGCCAGTGTTTGCCCCCTGGAACCCTCAACCAGTAGCAGTATCTAGACCAGGACTTGAGGAAGAAGAAGAGGATTTATGGGGAATCAAGTAG
- a CDS encoding ABC transporter permease, whose translation MGNQVVITVGTFILLVTGLLLGYVLSQLVLGFLTFNLLTFFGTLSLILIFGTLYYVLFWQLRREQSQSSFNEASSQGTQSPNQVEGSVSDSYLKNRLIAKLSGDAVAAERLIEQAKENYPGMPENWYCERVLDDLDRDRR comes from the coding sequence ATGGGGAATCAAGTAGTTATTACTGTCGGCACATTCATTCTCTTAGTCACTGGTCTTTTACTTGGCTATGTCCTCTCTCAGTTAGTTTTAGGATTTCTGACGTTTAATCTCCTAACTTTTTTCGGAACACTCAGCCTAATTTTAATTTTTGGTACACTTTATTACGTTTTATTTTGGCAGTTGCGGAGAGAGCAGTCTCAGTCATCATTCAATGAAGCGAGTAGTCAAGGCACACAGTCACCCAATCAGGTAGAAGGAAGTGTATCTGATAGCTATCTCAAAAACAGGCTCATCGCTAAATTATCAGGTGATGCTGTCGCTGCCGAACGCTTAATTGAGCAGGCAAAGGAGAATTATCCTGGTATGCCAGAGAATTGGTATTGTGAGAGAGTGCTAGATGATTTGGATCGCGATCGACGGTAG